From a single Eleginops maclovinus isolate JMC-PN-2008 ecotype Puerto Natales chromosome 20, JC_Emac_rtc_rv5, whole genome shotgun sequence genomic region:
- the LOC134883375 gene encoding taste receptor type 1 member 3-like has protein sequence MTAHWTFFVLCCAFRLSYSEDQPGWFQNISTSLFNLPGDIMLGGLFHINLLSSDLSQRMEPDNISCENLNDGGLGLAIVMKYAVDEINANQILLPGMKLGYEIYDTCRESAVIVQPTMSFLTAKSNKALSVECNYTNYETSISAVIGPMSSEMVSIIGKLLGFFLMPQVSYGATSEKFSDKLIYPSFFRTVPSDKWQVNVMALLLKEFGWNWVAVVGSDEEYGQQGVQEFSTITQNMSVCVAYQGLIPVYTDPGPAINTIITNIQTTKVRVVVVFSLAEPAVIFFKEVIRRNVRAVWISSASWSIKNQLTSLPNIQTIGTVIGLIYQTQTLEELTAYTQVLLTKLSEERANMSPPASKSKVNSKHPCPQCRNLSPANISLVTEPAVKRTAFNVYAAIYFVAEALHNLLGCNSTGCVKETKIYPWKLLEVLRNTSLNINGTHLQFDSNGNPNVGYDIIEWVWNASTVDFIIVGSFKEKLSINKTLLKWHTPNSEVPQSTCSAACGQGQVRRVKGFHSCCFDCIDCLEGTYQKDEDDTQCTKCPDRQWSLNKSTSCIDPTFEFLSWNTPEALEFTLAGVLLLICQVSVGVVFVKHRGSEMVAASGGTLSLVALLSLMGACLSLVLFLGKPGDLACRLQLPLTSIFQTVALSIITFISLQILYVTEFPKMAASHLHILRGPGIWLFVLVCFSVQVALCGWFVMEGNTLSEYVANMEIHFVRSFLSCPMSPLIGFALIQGFNGAMALISFMSTFMAAKPLHQYNLARDITFSSLIYCVIWVTFIPIYIGLSHKNRSIVHVSFNLASNFGLVAGYYFPKCYLLLRKPELNTAEHFCTFLEGAPLTQAQEEPQLQQEPGK, from the exons ATGACAGCACATTGGACATTTTTCGTTTTGTGCTGTGCGTTCAGACTGAGCTACAGTGAAGATCAACCCGGATGGTTTCAGAACATTTCTACCAGTCTCTTTAATTTGCCAGGGGACATCATGCTCGGAGGGCTCTTTCATATTAACCTGCTCTCAAGTGACCTCAGTCAAAGGATGGAGCCTGACAATATCAGCTGTGAAAA CTTAAATGATGGTGGCTTGGGCCTTGCTATAGTAATGAAATATGCAGTGGATGAGATCAACGCAAACCAAATTCTTCTGCCTGGAATGAAGTTGGGTTATGAAATCTATGATACATGCAGGGAATCTGCCGTCATCGTGCAGCCGACAATGTCTTTCCTCACTGCAAAATCCAACAAAGCGCTGTCTGTGGAGTGTAATTACACAAACTATGAGACCAGCATCTCAGCTGTTATTGGTCCAATGAGCTCGGAAATGGTGTCGATCATAGGAAAACTCCTGGGATTCTTTCTGATGCCACAG GTTAGCTATGGCGCCACCAGTGAAAAATTCAGTGACAAACTTATCTACCCGTCATTCTTCCGCACGGTGCCCAGTGACAAATGGCAAGTAAATGTCATGGCGCTTCTGCTGAAAGAGTTTGGGTGGAACTGGGTGGCGGTGGTGGGCAGCGACGAGGAGTATGGACAACAAGGAGTGCAGGAATTCTCCACCATAACACAAaatatgtctgtctgtgtagCCTATCAGGGGCTGATTCCAGTGTACACTGACCCTGGACCAGCAATCAATACCATCATCACCAATATCCAAACAACCAAGGTCAGAGTGGTCGTGGTGTTTTCTCTCGCAGAGCCAGCTGTGATCTTTTTCAAAGAG GTCATCAGGAGAAATGTACGGGCTGTGTGGATTTCAAGCGCAAGTTGGTCCATCAAAAATCAACTGACTTCCCTGCCCAATATCCAAACCATCGGCACTGTCATTGGATTAATATACCAGACACAGACTCTGGAGGAGCTCACTGCCTACACACAGGTGCTGCTAACCAAACTGAGTGAGGAGAGGGCAAACATGTCCCCTCCAGCATCGAAGTCCAAAGTCAATTCTAAACATCCCTGCCCACAATGTCGGAACTTGTCAcctgctaacattagcttggTGACTGAACCTGCAGTGAAGCGCACAGCTTTCAATGTGTATGCTGCAATCTACTTTGTGGCTGAGGCACTGCACAACCTGCTGGGATGCAATTCAACTGGCTGTGTGAAGGAAACCAAGATCTATCCCTGGAAG CTGTTGGAGGTTTTAAGGAATACATCTTTAAACATAAATGgcacacatttacagtttgaCAGTAACGGCAACCCAAACGTAGGGTATGATATTATTGAGTGGGTCTGGAATGCTTCAACTGTAGACTTCATAATTGTTGGAagctttaaagaaaaactgtcCATCAATAAAACCCTCTTGAAATGGCACACTCCAAACTCTGAG GTTCCTCAGTCCACCTGCTCGGCAGCATGTGGGCAAGGCCAGGTCCGCAGGGTCAAAGGCTTCCACTCCTGCTGTTTTGATTGTATTGACTGCTTGGAAGGCACTTACCAGAAAGATGAGG ATGACACGCAGTGCACTAAGTGCCCTGATCGTCAATGGTCTTTAAACAAGAGCACTTCCTGCATTGATCCCACTTTTGAATTTTTGTCCTGGAATACACCTGAGGCTCTGGAGTTCACGCTGGCTGGGGTGCTGCTCCTCATTTGTCAGGTGTCAGTTGGGGTTGTTTTCGTGAAACATCGGGGATCTGAAATGGTAGCTGCCTCAGGGGGAACCCTGAGTTTGGTAGCTCTGCTAAGCCTGATGGGAGCTTGCCTCAGCCTGGTGCTCTTCCTGGGGAAGCCAGGGGACCTGGCGTGTCGTCTTCAGCTGCCCCTCACCTCCATTTTCCAGACAGTGGCCCTCTCCATtatcactttcatttcattgcaG ATACTCTACGTAACAGAGTTCCCAAAGATGGCTGCCTCTCACCTGCATATACTAAGAGGCCCTGGAATCTGGCTGTTTGTGCTGGTCTGCTTTTCTGTGCAGGTTGCTCTCTGTGGCTGGTTTGTAATGGAAGGGAACACACTGTCTGAATATGTGGCAAACATGGAAATACACTTTGTGAGATCGTTTCTGTCATGTCCAATGTCCCCCTTGATTGGATTTGCCCTAATTCAGGGTTTCAACGGTGCAATGGCTCTTATCTCATTCATGTCTACCTTCATGGCAGCAAAGCCTCTTCATCAATACAACCTTGCCAGGGACATCACCTTCTCCTCCCTTATCTACTGTGTGATTTGGGTGACCTTTATTCCAATCTACATAGGCTTGAGTCACAAGAACAGATCTATTGTGCATGTGTCTTTCAACCTGGCAAGCAACTTTGGGTTAGTGGCAGGTTACTACTTCCCAAAATGCTACTTGCTGTTAAGAAAACCTGAGCTCAATACAGCAGAGCACTTCTGTACCTTCCTAGAGGGCGCCCCACTAACACAAGCTCAGGAGGAACCACAGCTGCAGCAAGAGCCAGGGAAATAA
- the LOC134883216 gene encoding taste receptor type 1 member 3-like: MTAPFNFLVFSCLFRLSYSEDTTGWFQNISINLFNLPGDIMLGGLFQINLLSSDLSQRVEPENISCENLNEIGLGLALVMKYAVDEINANQTLLPGIKLGYEIYDTCRESAVIVNPTISFLTAKSNKMLSVKCNYTNYETSISAVIGPISSEMVTVIGKLLGFFLMPQVSYGATSEKFSDKYLYPSFFRTVPSDKWQVNVMALLLKEFRWNWVVVVGSDEEYGQQGVQEFSKIAQNMSICVAYQGLIPVYTKPGPAINTIITNIEETKVGVVVVFSLAEPAENFFKEVIRRNVRAVWIASTSWSINSRLTSLPNITNIGTIIGFLDQTQTLEELTAYTQVLLTKLSEERANMSPPASKSKVNSKNPCPQCRNLSPANISLVTEPAVKRTAFNVYAAIYFVAEALHNLLGCNSTGCVKETKIYPWELLEVLRNTSLNIKGTHLQFDSNGNPNVGYDIIEWVWNASTVDFIIVGSFKETLSIKKNLLKWHTPNSEVPQSTCSAACGQGQVRRVKGFHSCCFDCIDCLEGTFQKNEDDTQCTKCPDRQWSLNKSTSCIDPTFEFLSWNTPEALEFTLAGVLLLICQVSVGVVFVKHRGSEMVAASGGTLSLVALLSLMGACLSLVLFLGQPGDLACRLQLPLTSIFKTVALSIITFISLQILYVTEFPKMAASHLHILRGPGIWLFVLVCFSVQVALCGWFVMEGNTLSKYVANMKILFVRSFLSCPMSPLIGFALIQGFNGTMALISFMSTFMAAKPLHQYNLARDITFSSLIYCVIWVTFIPIYIGLSHKNRSIVHVSFNLASNFGLVAGYYFPKCYLLLRKPELNTAEHFSTFLEGAPLTQAQEEPQPQEEPGK, encoded by the exons ATGACAGCACCTTTTAATTTTCTGGTTTTTAGCTGTTTGTTCAGACTGAGCTACAGTGAGGATACAACCGGATGGTTTCAGAACATTTCTATCAATCTCTTTAATTTGCCAGGGGACATCATGCTCGGAGGGCTCTTTCAAATTAACCTGCTCTCAAGTGACCTCAGTCAAAGGGTGGAACCTGAAAATATCAGCTGCGAAAA CTTAAATGAGATTGGCCTGGGCCTTGCTCTAGTAATGAAATATGCAGTGGACGAAATCAACGCTAACCAAACTCTCCTCCCTGGCATAAAGTTGGGGTATGAAATCTATGATACATGCAGGGAATCTGCCGTCATCGTAAATCCCACCATCTCTTTCCTCACtgcaaaatccaacaaaatgcTATCTGTGAAGTGTAATTACACAAACTATGAGACCAGCATCTCAGCTGTTATCGGTCCAATAAGCTCGGAAATGGTGACGGTCATAGGAAAACTCCTGGGATTCTTTCTGATGCCACAG GTTAGCTATGGCGCCACCAGTGAAAAATTCAGTGACAAATATCTCTACCCGTCATTCTTCCGCACCGTGCCCAGTGACAAATGGCAAGTAAATGTCATGGCGCTTCTGCTGAAAGAGTTTCGGTGGAACTGGGTGGTGGTGGTAGGCAGCGACGAGGAGTATGGACAACAAGGAGTGCAAGAATTCTCCAAAATAGCACAGAATATGTCGATCTGTGTAGCCTATCAGGGGCTGATTCCGGTGTACACTAAGCCTGGACCAGCAATCAATACCATCATCACCAATATCGAAGAAACCAAGGTTGGAGTGGTCGTGGTGTTTTCTCTCGCAGAGCCAGCTGAGAACTTTTTCAAAGAG GTCATCAGGAGAAATGTACGGGCTGTGTGGATTGCAAGCACAAGTTGGTCCATCAATAGTCGACTGACTTCCCTGCCCAATATCACAAACATTGGCACCATCATTGGATTTTTAGACCAGACACAGACTCTGGAGGAGCTCACTGCCTACACACAGGTGCTGCTAACCAAACTGAGTGAGGAGAGGGCAAACATGTCCCCTCCAGCATCGAAGTCCAAAGTCAATTCTAAAAATCCCTGCCCACAATGTCGGAACTTGTCAcctgctaacattagcttggTGACTGAACCTGCAGTGAAGCGCACAGCTTTCAATGTGTATGCTGCAATCTACTTTGTGGCTGAGGCACTGCACAACCTGCTGGGATGCAATTCAACTGGCTGTGTGAAGGAAACCAAGATCTATCCCTGGGAG ctGTTGGAGGTTTTAAGGAATACATCTTTAAACATAAAGGgcacacatttacagtttgaCAGTAACGGCAACCCAAACGTAGGGTATGATATTATTGAGTGGGTCTGGAATGCTTCAACTGTAGACTTCATAATTGTTGGAAGCTTTAAAGAAACACTGTCCATCAAAAAAAACCTCTTGAAATGGCACACTCCAAACTCTGag GTTCCTCAGTCCACCTGCTCGGCAGCATGTGGGCAAGGCCAGGTCCGCAGGGTCAAAGGCTTCCACTCCTGCTGTTTTGATTGTATTGACTGCTTGGAAGGCACTTTCCAGAAAAATGAGG ATGACACGCAGTGCACTAAGTGCCCTGATCGTCAATGGTCTTTAAACAAGAGCACTTCCTGCATTGATCCCACTTTTGAATTTTTGTCCTGGAATACACCTGAGGCTCTGGAGTTCACGCTGGCTGGGGTGCTGCTCCTCATTTGTCAGGTGTCAGTTGGGGTTGTTTTCGTGAAACATCGGGGGTCTGAAATGGTAGCTGCCTCAGGGGGAACCCTGAGTTTGGTAGCTCTGCTAAGCCTGATGGGAGCTTGCCTCAGTCTGGTGCTCTTCCTTGGGCAACCAGGGGACCTGGCGTGTCGTCTTCAGCTGCCCCTCACCTCCATTTTCAAGACAGTGGCCCTCTCCATtatcactttcatttcattgcaG ATACTCTACGTAACAGAGTTCCCAAAGATGGCTGCCTCTCACCTGCATATACTAAGAGGCCCTGGAATCTGGCTGTTTGTGCTGGTCTGCTTTTCTGTGCAGGTTGCTCTGTGTGGCTGGTTTGTGATGGAAGGGAACACACTGTCTAAATATGTGGCAAACATGAAAATACTCTTTGTGAGATCGTTTCTGTCATGTCCAATGTCCCCCTTAATTGGATTTGCCCTAATTCAGGGTTTCAACGGTACAATGGCTCTTATCTCATTCATGTCTACCTTCATGGCAGCAAAGCCTCTTCATCAATACAACCTTGCCAGGGACATCACGTTCTCCTCCCTTATCTACTGTGTGATTTGGGTGACCTTTATTCCAATCTACATAGGCTTGAGTCACAAGAACAGATCTATTGTGCATGTGTCTTTCAACCTGGCAAGCAACTTTGGGTTAGTGGCAGGTTACTACTTCCCAAAATGCTACTTGCTGTTAAGAAAACCTGAGCTCAATACAGCGGAGCACTTCAGTACCTTCCTAGAGGGCGCCCCACTAACACAAGCTCAGGAGGAACCACAGCCGCAGGAAGAGCCAGggaaataa